In one window of Pseudomonas sp. IAC-BECa141 DNA:
- a CDS encoding AGE family epimerase/isomerase — MPHASRSTSLPELTALFGEVQQHFLDVIVPLWQGPGWNADMALPYEALDAAHQPLPPQRYRAMACARQLYLFSSLIGVVDNAEVRAAALFRSLQRHFHDAEHGGWFYSIDPQGKPLDQRKDLYTHAFILFACAHYWDKSREPLVESTLNAALEVIGRRFATGDGLYEACLDRDWITLETGPLQNPLMHLAEAFLATLAVREDAKVKQALSELCTAMHKHFVDPQAGVLMEKPLGAVDNWYEPGHQFEWYFLLESSPLLRSSKLHAALDRAFAFTEQYGVVQSSGAVRAMLDLNMDGRPKDSTQRIWAQAEYLRALTLRPDSESAVLRQLQALQQRFLHTGGWHECRDERGEVSRKDMPSTTPYHLATCYAGLAEYLR; from the coding sequence ATGCCCCACGCTTCCCGCTCCACCTCCCTGCCTGAATTGACCGCCCTGTTCGGTGAAGTGCAACAGCACTTTCTGGACGTGATCGTGCCCCTCTGGCAAGGACCGGGCTGGAACGCCGACATGGCGCTGCCCTACGAGGCGTTGGACGCCGCGCACCAGCCGCTGCCACCGCAGCGCTATCGGGCCATGGCCTGCGCACGGCAGCTGTATCTGTTTTCCAGCCTGATCGGGGTTGTGGATAACGCCGAAGTCCGCGCGGCTGCGCTGTTCCGCTCCCTGCAACGACACTTCCACGATGCCGAACACGGCGGCTGGTTCTACAGCATTGATCCGCAGGGCAAACCGCTGGATCAGCGCAAGGATCTCTACACCCACGCCTTCATCCTGTTCGCTTGCGCCCACTATTGGGACAAGTCTCGCGAGCCGTTGGTGGAATCCACGCTCAACGCCGCGCTGGAAGTCATCGGCCGGCGTTTCGCCACTGGTGATGGCCTTTACGAAGCCTGCCTGGACCGCGACTGGATCACACTGGAAACCGGCCCGCTGCAAAACCCGCTGATGCACCTGGCCGAGGCGTTCCTGGCCACGCTGGCTGTGCGCGAAGACGCGAAGGTCAAGCAAGCGCTGAGCGAGTTATGCACAGCCATGCACAAGCACTTCGTTGATCCGCAAGCCGGTGTGCTGATGGAAAAACCGCTGGGAGCTGTGGATAACTGGTATGAGCCTGGCCATCAGTTCGAGTGGTATTTCCTGCTGGAGTCCTCGCCCCTGCTGCGCAGCTCGAAACTGCATGCCGCGCTGGACCGGGCCTTTGCCTTCACCGAGCAGTACGGCGTGGTGCAATCGTCCGGCGCGGTGCGGGCCATGCTTGATCTGAATATGGACGGGCGGCCAAAAGATTCGACCCAACGTATCTGGGCCCAGGCCGAATACCTGCGCGCCCTGACATTACGCCCGGACAGTGAAAGCGCGGTGCTGCGCCAATTGCAGGCGTTGCAGCAGCGCTTCCTGCATACCGGTGGCTGGCATGAATGCCGCGACGAGCGAGGCGAGGTCAGCCGCAAGGACATGCCGTCGACCACGCCGTATCACTTGGCGACCTGCTATGCCGGTCTGGCGGAATATCTCCGCTGA
- a CDS encoding SDR family oxidoreductase: MSNTLFITGATSGFGEACARRFAEAGWKLVLTGRREERLNALCAELSKQTEVHGLVLDVRDRKAMEEAIANLPPSFAKLRGLINNAGLALGVDPAPKCDLDDWDTMVDTNVKGLMYSTRLLLPRLIAHGRGAGIVNLGSIAGNYPYPGSHVYGATKAFVKQFSLNLRCDLQGTGVRVSNIEPGLCESEFSLVRFGGDQARYDATYAGAEPIQPQDIAETIFWVLNAPAHININSLELMPVSQTWAGFAIERNKA, encoded by the coding sequence ATGTCCAACACCCTGTTTATCACCGGCGCGACCTCCGGTTTTGGTGAAGCCTGTGCCCGTCGTTTTGCCGAGGCCGGCTGGAAACTGGTGCTGACCGGTCGTCGTGAAGAACGTCTCAACGCGCTGTGCGCCGAGCTGTCGAAGCAGACCGAAGTGCATGGGCTGGTGCTGGACGTGCGTGATCGCAAGGCGATGGAGGAGGCGATTGCCAACCTGCCACCGTCGTTCGCCAAACTGCGCGGCCTGATCAACAACGCCGGGCTGGCGCTGGGCGTAGACCCTGCACCGAAGTGCGACCTCGACGATTGGGACACCATGGTCGACACCAACGTCAAAGGCCTGATGTACAGCACCCGTCTGCTGCTGCCACGCCTGATCGCTCACGGTCGCGGCGCCGGCATCGTCAACCTCGGCTCTATCGCTGGTAACTATCCGTACCCGGGCAGTCACGTTTACGGCGCGACCAAAGCGTTCGTCAAACAGTTCTCGCTGAACCTGCGTTGCGACTTGCAGGGCACTGGCGTGCGCGTCAGCAACATCGAGCCGGGCCTGTGCGAGAGCGAGTTCTCGCTGGTGCGTTTCGGCGGTGATCAGGCGCGTTATGACGCGACCTACGCCGGTGCCGAGCCGATCCAGCCGCAGGACATCGCCGAGACGATTTTCTGGGTACTGAATGCCCCGGCGCACATCAACATCAACAGCCTGGAACTGATGCCGGTCAGCCAGACCTGGGCGGGTTTTGCCATCGAGCGCAACAAGGCTTGA
- a CDS encoding IS110 family transposase: protein MAMSVSVSKPIVGVDVAKDELVIYQTELDLLETLPNNKPAIKKWLKTLPAPVDIAIESTNIYHLEFADLAHDAGCTIYMVGGYELSHYRKGVKVRAKTDALDAKLLARYLKNEYEELHPWTPPSPLYRQLLSLFRRRAALVQARVGLVQSWANEPLLKAAFAEQIASMQRLEVLVEKMINDLLKEAGLLVHLRRCMKVEGIGFLTGARLIAAFQRGEFKNADAFIAFLGMDLRVSQSGQKDGRRSLTKRGDPEARRLLHNAAMSASRTATWKGFYEEQRAKGFSTTQALVILARKLARVVFALLKGQSEYQPKAS from the coding sequence ATGGCAATGTCGGTTTCTGTTTCCAAGCCAATCGTGGGCGTGGATGTCGCCAAAGATGAGCTGGTGATCTACCAGACCGAACTGGATCTGCTGGAGACGCTTCCCAATAACAAGCCAGCCATCAAGAAATGGCTGAAAACCTTGCCGGCACCGGTCGACATAGCAATTGAGTCGACCAATATCTATCACTTGGAATTCGCCGATCTGGCCCATGATGCCGGCTGCACGATTTACATGGTCGGTGGCTATGAACTAAGCCACTACCGCAAAGGTGTGAAGGTTCGCGCCAAAACCGACGCGCTGGATGCAAAGCTGCTCGCCCGTTATCTGAAAAACGAATATGAAGAGCTTCACCCATGGACTCCACCATCGCCGCTGTATCGTCAGCTCTTGAGCCTTTTCCGCCGGCGCGCCGCGCTGGTTCAGGCACGAGTTGGCCTGGTACAGAGCTGGGCAAATGAGCCGCTGCTCAAAGCCGCTTTTGCCGAGCAAATAGCCTCAATGCAGAGGCTTGAAGTGCTGGTCGAGAAGATGATCAACGACCTCCTTAAAGAGGCCGGTTTACTTGTCCATCTAAGGCGCTGCATGAAAGTTGAAGGCATAGGCTTTTTGACTGGAGCTCGCCTGATCGCGGCGTTTCAACGGGGCGAGTTTAAAAACGCTGACGCATTCATCGCTTTTTTGGGGATGGATTTACGGGTTTCACAGTCGGGGCAGAAGGACGGTCGTCGCAGTCTGACAAAACGAGGTGATCCGGAGGCGCGCCGACTTTTGCACAATGCAGCCATGTCGGCCAGCCGAACAGCGACCTGGAAAGGTTTTTATGAAGAGCAACGAGCTAAAGGGTTCAGCACCACTCAGGCACTGGTGATTCTGGCCCGTAAACTTGCTCGGGTCGTATTCGCACTACTAAAGGGGCAGAGCGAATACCAGCCGAAAGCAAGTTGA